The Montipora foliosa isolate CH-2021 chromosome 1, ASM3666993v2, whole genome shotgun sequence genome has a window encoding:
- the LOC137968278 gene encoding uncharacterized protein: MKSEPEKLQQLYAQMNKLERVLVDLEYKNGVTRRWTTSSEEYKIARDAASDRSKKAALINLHAKVIERWFLLSLKAKYADGHALSKRLSKQVTQATKSVRTALDNFNRLDCSPGWLLTRSLEFDQVKNPEADVWLRSELISSASSEVPISVKRRAIDLFHLLDRGKEELDLLQEEMKNTVEHFTCQHRTLTTLTLDSNISSLSKEAKGKNVFFKMKLLSVEGQLLELHNLFKGCIEISIPSFVFDQESIPVNSDREGDEDIDTSDALLCLPESVDDALFSDSECESDLGDELPDDRDSAFFSFSGT, translated from the exons ATGAAATCCGAACCTGAAAAATTGCAGCAACTGTATGCTCAAATGAACAA GTTGGAACGTGTTCTGGTAGATTTAGAGTATAAGAATGGCGTCACTCGTCGGTGGACCACTTCTAGTGAGGAATACAAAATCGCGCGAGATGCTGCCTCTGACCGAAGTAAAAAGGCTGCTTTGATAAACCTACATGCCAAAGTTATTGAGCGGTGGTTCCTATTAAGTTTAAAGGCAAAATATGCAG atggTCATGCTCTTTCCAAACGGCTTTCAAAGCAGGTTACACAAGCCACAAAATCTGTGCGCACTGCTCTCGATAATTTCAACCGCCTGGATTGCAGCCCTGGTTGGTTATTGACGCGATCCCTTGAGTTCGACCAAGTAAAGAACCCGGAAGCAGACGTGTGGCTAAGAAGTGAATTAATCAGTTCAGCCTCGTCAGAAGTCCCAATATCGGTCAAACGGAGGGCTATTGACTTGTTTCATTTGCTCGATCGAGGAAAAGAAGAATTGGACTTGCTTCAGGAAGAAATGAAGAACACAGTAGAGCACTTTACCTGCCAACATAGAACCCTTACCACCTTGACATTAGATTCTAATATTTCTTCTTTATCTAAAGAGGCGAAAGGCAAAAATGTGTTctttaaaatgaaactgttatcTGTTGAAGGACAACTTTTAGAGCTTCATAATTTGTTCAAAGGTTGCATTGAAATCTCAATTCCAAGCTTTGTTTTTGACCAGGAGAGTATTCCTGTGAACAGTGATCGTGAAGGGGATGAAGATATTGATACCTCTGACGCGTTGCTTTGTCTTCCAGAAAGTGTAGATGATGCTCTGTTCAGTGACTCTGAATGCGAGAGTGATTTAGGCGATGAATTACCTGACGATAGAGACAGtgcttttttcagtttttctggAACTTAG
- the LOC137998062 gene encoding uncharacterized protein: protein MDALFIGRKKAAGKSVREPLFGTAVFDNELQVDDFVQQHPTTTGGKEECSDFMAGNAVRSRSRYSALCETAIFGRACRHEFPKRFINMKQGERLAYPVWILNNLLDEISSQSLNVCILYDVACLLETHLQITCIA from the exons ATGGATGCATTGTTCATAGGTCGCAAAAAAGCAGCTGGCAAAAGTGTGAGGGAACCCCTGTTTGGAACAGCAGTATTTGATAATGAGCTACAGGTTGATGATTTTGTGCAGCAACACCCAACAACCACTGGAGGAAAGGAG GAATGTAGTGACTTCATGGCAGGGAATGCAGTCCGTTCAAGATCCCGCTATTCTGCACTCTGTGAAACGGCAATATTTGGGAGAGCTTGCCGCCATGAATTTCCCAAGAGGTTTATCAATATGAAGCAAGGCGAAAG ACTGGCTTATCCAGTTTGGATTCTAAACAATCTTTTGGATGAAATAAGCAGTCAGTCACTTAATGTGTGCATCCTTTATGATGTTGCATGCCTTTTGGAAACTCACCTGCAG ATAACATGCATTGCTTAG
- the LOC137968284 gene encoding uncharacterized protein codes for MTKEMRPNHRVDVLSDALLFYAKKKSANLGKLSSDRMKRAVVVIKDSEEELINLLASLPAPVRREEVAAWADQEAEWTGGLSKPVEHPSWTHGYVIYLKMYYEIRAKIQVL; via the exons ATGACAAAGGAGATGAGGCCAAACCATAGGGTTGATGTGCTCTCCGATGCACTGTTGTTTTATGCCAAGAAGAAATCTGCTAACCTAG GCAAGCTGTCATCTGATCGCATGAAGAGAGCAGTGGTGGTAATTAAAGATTCAGAGGAAGAATTGATTAACCTATTGGCCAGCCTTCCAG CTCCAGTTCGAAGGGAAGAGGTTGCAGCATGGGCAGACCAGGAAGCAGAATGGACAGGAGGCTTAAGCAAACCTGTTGAACATCCTTCGTGGACACATGGTTATGTAATATACTTGAAAATGTACTATGAAATCCGAGCCAAAATCCAAGTACTATGA
- the LOC137968271 gene encoding mucin-5AC-like — protein MRANKSHLNGFNLFCKESAAFDETVREMTLTDRNVFLASMWKELTDEERRGFNRRALSEDIIVKKEQIKRIPKKVKTECENLKDLGVKCLFICDTGSGKMDVFGHQRAIQFVDTQGLAPQFYAYVNGDGTPRKERVRAPQSEKGELRRKVIQLFNIKYTSTSTGSSTSIPTASSASTSTGSSFSISTPSSATTCAGSLASISTPSSASTSTGSSTAICTAPSASTSTGSSTSIPTASSVSTSTGSSLSISTPSSATTCAGSLASISTAPSASTSTGSSTSIPTASSVSTSTGSSLSISTPSSATTCAGSLASISTPSSASTSTGSSTAISTAPSASTFTTSSVSVSTAPSASASARSSISISTTSSASTTAGPTVSTSTGPLRRGNRKRKRDEQRQDTDGRCAAFLCQKIPDRKKVKTQNWIFCEKCEKWFHFECVGVRIAPSGDNNCGCNVREINRSNYLSGMSFMQCPELKGLKNHIKGILFGNFTSTRHSLFNNNKRVELLNLSCDCTTYFSSSMTRRLTNELKAVLPEFWPDFKDSNTRMISYLLSVLLPEALVYAVMVKEGCSRQVAERLFTGHQRKANAVDDTDSEDD, from the exons ATGAG AGCAAACAAGTCACACCTTAATGGATTCAACCTTTTCTGCAAAGAGTCTGCTGCTTTTGATG AAACTGTAAGAGAAATGACCCTAACTGACAGGAATGTTTTTCTGGCGTCCATGTGGAAAGAATTGACGGACGAGGAGAGGAGAGGATTTAACAGGAGGGCACTGTCCGAAGATATCATCGTAAAAAAAGAGCAAATCAAAAGAATACCTAAGAAAGTAAAAACCGAG tgTGAGAATCTCAAGGATTTAGGGGTTAAATGCCTCTTTATCTGCGACACAGGTAGTGGGAAAATGGATGTGTTTGGTCACCAAAGagcaattcagtttgttgacaCCCAAGGTCTGGCCCCTCAATTCTACGCTTATGTGAATGGAGACG GGACACCGAGGAAAGAGAGGGTGAGAGCTCCCCAGTCTGAGAAAGGGGAATTGCGGCGCAAAGTCATTCAATTATTTAACATTAAATATA CCTCTACATCAACTGGATCATCAACCTCAATACCCACTGCATCATCAGCCTCCACATCCACTGGATCATCATTCTCAATTTCCACTCCATCGTCAGCCACCACATGCGCTGGATCATTAGCCTCAATTTCCACTCCATCATCAGCCTCTACATCCACTGGATCATCGACCGCAATATGCACTGCACCATCAGCCTCTACATCCACTGGATCATCGACCTCGATACCCACTGCATCGTCAGTCTCCACATCCACTGGATCATCACTCTCAATTTCCACTCCATCATCAGCCACCACATGCGCTGGATCATTAGCCTCAATATCCACTGCACCATCAGCCTCTACATCCACTGGATCATCAACCTCGATACCCACTGCATCGTCAGTCTCCACATCCACTGGATCATCACTCTCAATTTCCACTCCATCATCAGCCACCACATGCGCTGGATCATTAGCCTCAATTTCCACTCCATCATCAGCCTCTACATCCACTGGATCATCGACCGCAATATCCACTGCACCATCAGCCTCCACATTCACTACATCATCAGTCTCAGTATCCACTGCACCATCAGCCTCCGCATCCGCTAGATCATCTATCTCAATATCAACAACATCATCAGCCTCCACAACCGCTGGACCAACAGTCTCTACGTCGACTGGCCCCTTAAGAAGAGGAAATAGAAAACGGAAGAGAGATGAACAAAGACAGGACACGGACGGACGATGTGCAGCATTCCTCTGTCAGAAAATTCCAGATAGAAAAAAAGTCAAAACCCAGAATTGgatattttgtgaaaaatgtgaGAAGTGGTTTCATTTTGAGTGCGTGGGAGTCAGAATAGCTCCCTCTGGAGACAACAATTGTGGCTGCAATGTCCGGGAGATAAACAGATC GAATTACCTATCAGGAATGTCTTTCATGCAGTGCCCCGAACTTAAAGGTTTAAAG AATCATATTAAAGGCATCCTGTTTGGCAATTTCACAAGCACCAGACATAGTCTCTTTAATAACAACAAAAGGGTAGAGCTCCTCAACTTGAGTTGTGACTGTACAACGTATTTTTCCTCATCAATG ACAAGGAGGCTTACAAACGAATTGAAAGCAGTTTTGCCGGAGTTCTGGCCAGATTTCAAAGATAGCAACACCAGGATGATAAGCTACCTACTTTCAGTTCTACTCCCAGAG GCATTGGTGTACGCCGTAATGGTCAAAGAAGGCTGCTCGAGGCAAGTGGCCGAGCGGTTATTCACAGGTCACCAGAGAAAAGCTAATGCAGTCGACGATACCGACTCCGAAGACGACTGA